In Theileria annulata chromosome 3, complete sequence, *** SEQUENCING IN PROGRESS ***, the sequence AGTGGCCTCCGCCTTGGAAGGACGGTTCAAAGCTTAATTTGAAGTTTGCAGCTCAGGTGAGGTCAAGTCCTCCAACTTTCGTGCTCTGGTCTAATGTGTTTGCTACTTTCCCTCAGCATTACTTGAGGCAGTTAAAACTAGCACTTTCAGAGGAGTTTGGGTTCTTAGGAGTTCCTCTTAAATTCGTACTCAGAACCACTTTTAAATCTAAACCAAACTCTAGCAAGTTAACTGGCATTAAACTAAAACGCCAACTCTTCAACTAATTTCCACTTCattattacaaaattcacaaattaatatttatttttacctTAATATATATGACACTAATTATGATTAACAAGTTGGAAGATACGGTCTAGTCTTCCTGGTCTCAGAAGTGCTTCATCAAGTTTGGCAGGATCGTCTTCAGTGGACGCAACGACGATGATTGAGACGTCTGAAACTGGCGTCTTCTTGCTAACTCCATCGAGAAGCAGTAAAAGAGTTGATAGAATCCTCCGGTCCAAATCACCTGAAGAGTCCTTTGAGTTTGTGAAGTTATGGAGCCCTTCGAGACATATACACAACACGCCGTCACGGGCGTTTTCAATTGCGAAATCAAATAAAAACCTTAGCTTCTGCTCACTTTCTCCAAAGTACGGCATCAGAATCTCAGAAAACCTAATCACGCTCAGTTGCAAAGTCCTCAAGCATTCGTTCCCTTCAGAGTCAAAATTAACCTTTTCCTGCACAGACTTGAACCAGTCAATGAAAATGTTCCCGGAATTAGTGCCGTGAATTAGTATATTACTGTACCCATCAACTCCGTAAGAATCAAATAGTTGTTTATACTTGAGAGTATTTAGGAACATGGAACACATTTCAAGTTCAAACTCTGATTTAGGTTCAATATTAACATTGGATACACTCTCGGATATAAGTCTAGAGCTTTTTATAGTTACACTAGGAGATTCAGGAACTTTAAGTAAATCCTCATCTTCTATAAAAAGTTATACTTTTAGAAAACTTACCGAATTTCAACGAAATATCTGACAAACTTAGACCAACCAACTCGCAAACCTTCTCAAGTGTCTCAAAAGCTTCATTTAACTGAGATGTGTTGAGGAATCTGAGCCTGAAAAAGGAAATTTCAAACTCGGAAACTGGTTTATTGAGTAAAATGTGCTTCAAAAGTGATTCCAGCACCTTAAAATGGAGTGATTCCAAAGGGTTTGCGATAACAGGGTTTGAGAACAAAAACACCAAATCTAACTTCAAAATAGACATAAAACatacattaaaaattattttaaagttattaTAACAGAATTAAGTGTTTATccataattttcattattatacaaacTCAATTGTGATATGTGTAAACAATTCCACCAGTTTCACTAAcataaacaattataaaatttttgtcATTAGATAGGACATTCGtaatttttatctaatACTTTAGTGACGCTATCTTTTAAGTAGTCTGGTGGTTCATTAACATCATCGAaaaggtattttttatctgGAGATACCATGAGATGACTTCtgtatttattaaatttaatgtgtGGAACTGGTTTGTATCCGATATCAAGTTCAGGATTCGGAATTAGAACAAGGCCCATTCGGTCCAAAAAGTTGTATCTATGCCTATGAAACCGCTTAATCATCTGAATCTGGTTCAGTGCCATGTAAACTAATCTTCCTATCTTCATCCCCTAAACTCagttaatttttagtttaGTTACTTGTATTTCTTCTGGCTTGTAGAATTTGGCTACTGTTGTAGTTTTGGGTATGAGTAAATCCGGACCCATACTCTTGATTGGGAAACCTCTGAAGTTAATGTACCAAATCAACCCCTTTTCAAGCTTATCCCAAGTGAAGGTTAGGTAATTGATGCCATCTCCCCAGTTGAATCCAATATGGTCCAGAATTGGTCTTCGAAGCCAATGCTCCTTAGCGTCAATATCACCTACTCTGAACTTTTCCACAAAAAGACCCAAGGGCATTCCATGGAGTTCAGGAGGCCAATTTTCATTCTCAGGAACCCTAAAACCACTCTTTAAAGTATTAAATGTTATAGGATTAAACTCTTCTCCAGTACTCTCACTCTTTATCAACAACTCCTTATTATAATCATAATACATATCCTAAACATTATTTAGTTTGGTAATAAATTTCTAATAGTTGATATGGAATTACATTGAAAAGAACGAGTGCTTGTAAAACTTGTTCAAATGTCCAATGAAAAAATGCGTAATGATATGCTCCTTCAGTTTCAGCTCTAGTATCTCGTTTAATGAGTGGACATGTAGCTCTGTTTTTGTCTAGGATTTCGTTTACTATTTTCCTTAGTATATCAGGCTTTGGTATAGCTTTATTGGTAGGTTCAGGAAGAATTTGAGGGTACTTAAACGGCATCTGTTCCCTCATACGCTGTTTATTCAGCAACATATTCTCCAGCACTATCTTCTTCACCTTAGTGATACGCTCAATGTTGTCTGGAGATATGGAATCATAATCACCATCCTTTAAATGTGTCCTGTTAACTGATGACAATCTTGACGCTTTAGACGTAATAAGGTTATCTCTTCCTGaaataacataatttattcaaattcacCTGTTAGTTTTTGTCGAAATTTACTTTCCTGGACGTAACTTCTCGTCGAGAAACCTAAGAGCCATAGTAATTTTGGCGCTTCAAGTAAATCAGAGTCTAAAAAGTCCCTATTCTTTCTCCTTAACTTTTCTCTATAGATTTTAATGTAGCTTGAACCTTTTTGCTGTAGGTTAATTAGGCGGATCAAATGTCCTAGATTTTTTCCAAGTTTATACCCTGATAAATGATCCTTTTCGGACTTTTTGAACTCGAAATCACTTTCAATTTTGTAATCTCCAAATTTGCTCTACAATTCATCATACACATTTGAACTTACTCTGTATGCTAAAAGTGCTGTTAGGAGTTTCCATAGCCTTCTGGATACCATAAATTTCGTCTCTTGGCCTTCATCTCCACTAGGTGttgtttttataaattccactaattcatattcatcatttttactcttttttaattctttattatgttttaattctttattattttccaattCATCCTTGGATTCCAATTCCTTATTATTTTCTGTTTCTTTATTGGATTCCAActtattttcatcatttttaCTATACAATAAAACAAGTTTTTGTGTATaatttggtaattttaattcctTATTAATGTGTGTCGGTGTAAAATTTCCAACTCTAGATTCCAGTACAAAACCATCAATTACCAATGcgatatatataataaatataaaaaacaCAAACATTAAgcattttaatttacaatgAATGAAAAATTTTCTAGTGTTGTTCTGAAGGCCTGACTCTCGATTTCTGGTAAACCACCAATGCTATACACACTATAACAGATCCTAAAGTCTTCTTCAGAGTAATTGGTTCTCCTAATATAATGAAACTCAAAATCATTGTAAAAAATGGTCTAAGTGTTTGGAATATTGAAACTGCGTTCGCTCCAATTATCTAacaaattttcattttatttaaattacctttaaacaataaatttgtattctCCAAGCCGTTAATAATATTGCAACCACAGAATATAATGaacataatatttgtttaactatattattccattaatattaatatagtaattaatattagtaaagtgagaaataatatagtaattagTTGATATAGTAATTGAATTAGTATACAATTGTAATgtattaatgattttatggctaattttattgattttaattgCCAAATGGAATCAATAATTGAGCCTGGAAGGCATACTAATATTGATATTGCTACTTGATTTCTTAAAAGTGATAATgaatcaaatttatcactagacatttttaaaaataccacctaatacaattttatatacttatgctaattaatagtagttaagagaATACTTGGAATGATTTAGTTATTGgaactaataataataaaatgtatgATGTCTTGGATTCTAGAAATGATgagaatttaaaaattaccatcaaatttattgtataaatCGAGTCCTAAGAACACACCGATGAAGGAAAGAAATAAACAAAAGATTGTAATTGGTACGATTTTTTCGATTTTGAATAAATGTGAAAAGATTGCAGTAAATATTGGAATTGAAGGTGAGAGTATTCCAATGGTTGAGGCTTCTGCATTTTCCATAATAAAGGGTAAAAGAGACTGTCGAATTGCACCTGAAAGACAACCTGCAATCATTGtataattagtatttttatcCTCAGTTAATGCTATTATTGGTCTTTTCTGGTTAAGTTTAATTCCGTAGGTTAAAAAGATCAGAAATGGGATAGTAATTATTGATCTGAGGAATATGAACGAGGAGCCTGTAGCTCCCACCACTATGAACGCTTTTATAAACACTGAGTTTGCTAcagaattttaaaaatcaaATCCCTCACCTGAGTAGAGAAATATTGCTAAAACCATGAGCAAGTTCGCTAGAACCATTGGGTGACAGTTTCTAGTGAACCATGAAATCCAAGGCGATTCAGAAGATTCAGAACAGCTCTTTCCGCAAATTTCACACGGACCTCCTGTACAAGTCTGTTCACATGTACATGGGATCAACAATTCATCTGAGGTGTAATTTGGATCTTCTACATTTAAATTCCAATCCGTCATGATTTTTCCAACTCTAACTTTATTTcctaattaatttaaatattaaaaattattccTTGGAATTTTCcaacaatttttaaactaGATTACTTTTTATTCTTTCTTTCCATACCCGATTTCCACTgtattatacatttatactaaatattaatatatataaatttttaaaataaattaaaaatcaacaaaatcaaatttttacaaaatcAAATTCTAACAAATTccataaaatcaaatttcCAGTCAATTCCCGTCAAATTCCATCAAATTCCTATCATTTCCCTTAAATCCCCTTATCCCATCAAATTAAGAAAGTGGATCATCATCTTCAAATATCTTTTCCTGAGATGTATGAGCAAATTGTATAAAGTGAAGTGGTCTGTGTATTGGATCATAAAAGGGTTTTGGTACTTCAATTTGTAATTGAAAGTTCATGTGTGGTGAGTGTTTTGCTCCCATGAAGTTATAGTTCCAAGCTCCATCCACTGGTACTAGGAAAAACCCTTTAAACGTATCCGATACTAACACTTGTACCTTTTCCAATTGTAGATTCTGTGGCTTTTCCAGAGCGTTAACTAATCTTCTTGCTGAGATTGCACAGGAGCCTGGAGTGAATGTACATGTTGTCATCACTGCTGTAGGGTCCCATCCAAAATCATTAATCATTTTCTGGTGCATTTCCAGTGTTTGTTGTTCAATTTCTCCTTCATTTGGTCTCGTGAATATCCAACCAATTGGTACCAGCTCTGACAATGCTTCATGTTCAGGCTTCAATTTAGGTAATACAATAGTCTTATGTGTTCCCACTTGTGGTACTAATACCATACACACTATTGAATAcactaaaaaaatttaaatcacATAATAAATGGATGTAGTTAAGGGGTTAGTTAAGGGGGTATAACTCCGTAACGGAGCTTGGTCAAGGGGTACCCCTAGgaaataactaaataactacAGTAGATAACTAATCCTAGgataactaactactatatataactaagaCCCTTTCAGGGGGTGGTTGGCCgtgtgaccaagcaccgtaacgaACCTGTATgttcatttttttcaacTTTGGAATATAAATATGCACCAACTTGTGTCCTTAAATCAGCAATTGAAATTAACtttttaatcaaattatttggCAAGACAATAACTTGTTCAGACTCGACAGGTACGACATAAATATGTTTGGCTCTCAAATGTAGAGTTCCTGATGCTAGACATCGATTACGCCAATCAGTTTTACTTGCAAACACTTGCTGTTCATGTGGTGACTGTGTAGTAACCACAATCTCTTCTCCATGTACATTTACAGTTTTAGTTGTCACTGATTTCGGTCCCACTTCtatattttcttcaatttGTTGTCTTTGGACATCTGGTGGCATTATTTCCATCCCCAGTATTATATCTCTTATTTCAGTCTGTGTCAACGATGTCACTGTTACTGAATTCCTCTTGGCATAGTCGGCCAATATTAAATCCTTGAGTGCAATTTCCACATTAATCCATTCATTATCTGTTAGATTCGGCCACACATGGTGTGGTAGTGTGATTGTTGTTTTATTTGGTTTCAGGATACATTTGGCACGTTCTGTATTAACGTGAATTGctcttaaaattaatattagtcTACTGAAAGCCGTGTAACTACTTATACTCTTTAACCAGTCATCATATAAATTGAAGAGTACCATTTCTGGCTGTGTTGCTCTTAATATCAAGTCACCAAACTTCtccaatttcattattgaCTGGTATGGTAACTGTAATTCACTTCCTTTAATCACTATGTTTGGGAAATCTACCAAGTGTACTTCTAACGGATCTAACATTCCTCTTCTCGttactattatttgtttCGGCTGTTCTTCTACTGGCAATGATCTAATCAATGCTACTACTTCTTCTGCTGTTTTCCATTTCGATAATTGTGACAGACGTTTCTGTCCTGCCCACACCGATGTATGGATCACTTTTAGAAACAATTGTCCCGTCTTAGGgttaaatatgaaaattgCTCCATTTACTGGTTTCGTTGTTAAATTTCCTTCAAATGTCTTATGTATTGTCACTCTATATACGTTTGTATCATCTACAAACCAAATTGTTTGTGATCCAAACAATTCTCCCATGTTCTGTGATGACAGATATGGTTCTGTCGGCTCACTACTATACAATTGTAAACTCTTTCTTATTCTTTCTCTCAGGACAAATAATGCTGGGTTTGCTTTCATGATTTTATTCATTGCTCTCACCATCAATTCTCTCATTCCTTCAAACCAATACCCATATCCGctatgtaaattatatgcCAAATCCACCGCTATTAAACATCCTGTCGGACATGGGTATATCGACATACTATCTCCTGTATAATCTAGGAATTTTGATCTTGAATATCTTTCTATATCATGTGAATCATAATCACCCCAACGTAATTGTACATCTATCCAATATTTCGTACCATTCTCCactaaattattcatataagagtaaataatagaataaaataGATAATAGGGTTAAATAGGATTAAGTAGCTAGAGTAATTAAATTAGCCTAGAGTACCTAAGTAACCTATTACCTATGTAACTAGAGTAACTAAGTAACCTATTACCTATGTAACTAGAGTAACTAAGTAACCTATTACCTATGTAACTAGAGTAACTAAGTAACCTATTGCCCAAATAGCCTAGTAAGCTTAAGTACTATAGCTAAGAACCCTTAAATACTTAAGTAGATAATAGTCTTAATTGGCCTTAACTACCCCTAACTACCTAAAaccttaactactcctaCTACTTAAATACCCTAACTACCTAACtaccccttaactacctaaataCCCTAACTATGTTGTTACATTTTTCAATTGGTGATGTATCAGTTAATAATGATGGTTTACCAAATTTCCATTTATATGATGatgttaataatatgtCAGCACATGAActattcattttatatgACTTTCTAGGGTGTATTGTTTCTTTTTGTACCGTTTCAATTTCTAATGAATCCAATTCCATATCCAAGACTTGACATAAATCCATTACTAAACTTTCATGTATCTTTTGCCATAAATGTGCTCTGAATATTTGTATCAATGAGATTTTAAGTGTTGGTAGTTTTCCATGCATGAAGATTCCTGTCAAGTCCAACTGTACTTGGAATCCTACATACACGTTTGCTCGGTTTATTGTTGGTGACCACCAAAGTGTAAATCTACGGTTCGGTATTTGTGTTAATCCACTCCGTTGTGCGTTTGTTAGTTTTTTATACTTCATTGACTCTTCAAATCCTGACGCCTTTTCCCAAAATAATCCTTCCCATGTTGAGAAATATGTACCTTTAAATAGTGTATGTTCTAATATCGCTTCTACTCCTCCCAAAGCTTGAATCATATCCGttctataattattcaaattccATAACTTTCCATCATGACGTTGATGTGTCCACCAAAATGGATTAAATCTCAGCACTTGgtattttctaaaatacAACGTCACTCTCCATCCCTTATCATATGCCAATGTATGTCGATCCTTTTGAAATAACGTGTTGATTCTTGGTATTCCTCTATCCCATGAATCTTCTAAATCTTCCAATGTCAATCTTCTATTTTGTTGTTGTGCTTCTTGACGTTTTAATGCATATTCTGCCCATACACGTTGACTTTCTATAAATTCACTTTCCCATGTTTGAATATATCTAAAAatacgttacggtgcttggtcaaggggtaccccgtaaggggtataAATAAAACCCTGGAGGGGGAGATAAAAAACTGTGTAaccccgtaaggggtaaataattaactactatagaTAACTAAGGAACTACTGTAACTCCCGTAAGGGGTAAAACTCCGTAACggagcttggtcaagcagGTTAGGATAAAGAACTACTGTGTATAACTAGTagtataactaactactataAGTCTATTACTATccgttggagcaagcaccgtaatggaTACCTATAAAGATTAGGTATAAGTTGATCATCTTCATGTGACATACCACTAcgaaaatgtgtaatacCAACATCAGTTTGTTTACTAAAACGTAAATCAGATTGTGGTATAAGAATATGTCCCATAGAAAGCATACCTAAACCACCTAATTCTTTAGGACTATAAAAAACAACAGGTGGAAATCGACTAGGCattttactatttaatccaattttaattcgagtttgtattttattttcacattttactaataaatctaataattcatttgtaTGTATTGTTGCTTCTCTAAAATATGTCattaatgatattaatgctgtattccatttatttgctatttttgtaaatgtTGTACTACCTGATgacattaatatttgtcTTATTCTATTCTCAAATATACTCATACTCTCATTTGATACTCTTAAATATGCTATTGCACTCAATTCTTTCGTTTTCATATTCTGTAATCTCCAACTACTCTCTTTTAATACCATACCACCACCACTCATAGTACCACTCATAGTACCCATACTATTGGTACTACTGTGGGTAAAATCACCGGTACggaatttaataattcgTATTTCAAATCCACATAATGAAAAGAGTAAATTAGGATTATCTTTACTATATACAGATACAAATGAATCAGACCATTCAAGTGTAGTTATAGATCTTGGTAAACGTGATTGCATTTCCCAAAATGCAGCACGACCTAAATTAACATCATGTTTCATTAATCTCATTCTACAATCTTTAGGCCAgcaatttttattattatatcctacaacattttcattattcGGATCAGGATTCTCAGTCAAATATCGTTGTACCAATTGTCTAGCTTCTTCACTATTAAActtgaataatatatatatttcatcAATAAATCTCATAAACATACGAATAGGATGTTTTAATTCAATTTCTGTTGATggaaatgttaaaaattcattttcagAATTATATGGACCAGCAATTTCAGTAGCTCTTCCTAAtcctaataataataaatccaATACTAAAGAATAATACATGAAAACAAATGGTGAAAATTGTAATCCTCTTATAAATCCAAAACTATTAATATGTGACATATCTTTAAATGATATTGAGACATTATTTTTCGCTGTTATATAATCTGCAATATTATGATCTACAATTAATCTTAATAATCTATTCAATAATGTCAAATCTACTTTTTCATATACTTTATCATATTTTGTACttaataatactaaataatttggtTCATTATTTAGTCCATTATTTAGTTCATTATTTGGTCCATTATTTAGTCCATTATTTGATCCATTATTTGATCCATTATTTGATCCATTGGTTTCCCATATTGAtgtgaaattattaataccttgacatattttatatactaataatggTGGTGGTTCAGAATCGGATGGTTTGACCcaatttggaaataattTCCTATTATCTGCTTCATACCataaatattgatttaaatatgCATCAGTGATTTTTTCTAATGGATCAATATCATAGACCGGTATCAAATGTGAATACATATCAAAGAATTCTATTGTAACTTCTTTAAATGCTCTTTGTGTTAATAAATGTCTTTTGATTCGACTTAAACATTCATGTGGATTATCATATGCTTGTTCTATTAATCCTAATTCTTCTCTTTGTGATTGATTTAATCTACCCTTGGATGCATATGGTTCTTTTAATTGTTCTAAACTTAATATTAAGATTTTAGTATCATGTTTATAATTCAATGGTGGAAATGGTATATGTACAAATTTCCTTGATTCTAACCAATGTACTGCTGTTGTATATATTGCTACTGCTTCTTCACCTGATAAGTATGGACCatcttttaaataattatattgtCTCTCATGTTCTgcttttaaatataatctTGTTAATCTACCTAGATTCTTACGACATACTGTCTTATCTACTGTCGCTCCTCTTTTTATACGTTCTCTATTATAATAACATGCATTTGTCCACCAGTCTgcttttaattttacatatCTTAATATCATATTTTCTATTGGTGAGGGTAATTGTGGTACTTTCCATGGTATATTTGCTTTCCAGCATCTCCATGCTTCACTTAAATGTTGTAATATTGTTCTTGATTTACTTGCTCTTATTCCTTCCGGCATCATATCCAAAATATCATGCATCACTGCTGCTCTTAATTCTAAATCGAAATGTGACTCTACTCTTTGTTTTGTTACTGTTTTTGCTACTCCTTTTGTTACTCTTCCTTCAAATTGACGTGCTAACAAATTACCCAACCATCGTTCTAATAATGGTAAGATTCCTCTTAAAAAGAAACACCATACACGCCAACCACATATCCAAAATCCACATCCTGGTCCTTTCCCCACCGGACCCGTATTAAATCgataataaatcaaatgtTTCAAATCTTTACACATTCTTACTTGACGCATTAGACGATATTTGTATCGATACATTCCTGTTAATTGTCCTACATGTGAGAAGATATATTGCAATCCATCTGCTAACTGATATGCATCTACATTTCCTAATCGATACTGTACATGTGAATCCACTACTAATTTTGTTAATCTTAATATTTCTCTACATAAATGAAATGCATTTCCAAATCTTGACTTTTTTCTCTCTTTTGTTGTCAATGTTTTCACTGGcttcaaattaaaattataatccaaatgtaaataatttaaattctttctgtgtattaataaatttaacatattATATCCTTGACGACATACTTGTAATCCTACTTCCACCCAATCCAATTCTGTACTTTGAAAGAATTTCGTTCCTCTAAATactttaaataatcttCTTTTTTTCATTCCTTTTGGTTTCTTAGCGTGTAAATTACTTATTACCCATccttttaataatttttgatAACTTACTCTTACTTTGACTGGATATTCTTTTGGTACATGTTCTCTATACCATGTATTTACTATTGGTAAATCTATTGCACGTCTACACATTCCACttcttttattaaatggatGTGGTGCCCAATATAAACTTATACCATTTCCTGTTCTTTCTGTTTCTAATTCTATTCTTGTTAATAATGGTTTTATtccatttaatttatattcttccgttacggtgtcagTATCACCAAGAGAAGTATCCTCAGTACTAGCCCCAAAAGGGGCTACCTTATTAGttccctttcccatagtacactccatagctgcaaaattagctccctttccattagtacactccatagctgcaaaattagctccctttccattagtacactccatagctgcaaaattagctccctttccatTAGTAGtaactaaaaaaattattaattaattaaataaatttatttaattaaattttctattttcCTCTTGaagaattaattttcttaccatcatatttattatctttatctttagtaattttattacgTGTACTTTTATCTCTAGAATTACTACGTCGATCTCTATGTCTACTTCGATCTCTATCTCTATGCCTATCCTTATCTCTATGTCTTTCTCTAGAATTACTACGTCTTCTATCTCTATCTCTATCTCTATCTCTATCTCTTTCTTTATGTTCCTTCATAACACCATTCACACCATTAACACCATTCAATTCCACACCATTCACAACACCCTTTCCATCAACACCATCCCTACTATCCCTACTATCCCTACTATCCCTACTATCCCTAACATCCCTA encodes:
- a CDS encoding uncharacterized protein (note;~Tap-24g11.q1c.C.cand.134 - score = 43.67;~Apicoplast targetting peptide predicted by the PlasmoAP tool;~1 probable transmembrane helix predicted for TA03775 by TMHMM2.0 at aa 2-20;~Signal peptide predicted for TA03775 by SignalP 2.0 HMM (Signal peptide probability 0.933, signal anchor probability 0.011) with cleavage site probability 0.655 between residues 17 and 18), with the protein product MFVFFIFIIYIALVIDGFVLESRVGNFTPTHINKELKLPNYTQKLVLLYSKNDENKLESNKETENNKELESKDELENNKELKHNKELKKSKNDEYELVEFIKTTPSGDEGQETKFMVSRRLWKLLTALLAYRSKFGDYKIESDFEFKKSEKDHLSGYKLGKNLGHLIRLINLQQKGSSYIKIYREKLRRKNRDFLDSDLLEAPKLLWLLGFSTRSYVQESKFRQKLTGRDNLITSKASRLSSVNRTHLKDGDYDSISPDNIERITKVKKIVLENMLLNKQRMREQMPFKYPQILPEPTNKAIPKPDILRKIVNEILDKNRATCPLIKRDTRAETEGAYHYAFFHWTFEQVLQALVLFNDMYYDYNKELLIKSESTGEEFNPITFNTLKSGFRVPENENWPPELHGMPLGLFVEKFRVGDIDAKEHWLRRPILDHIGFNWGDGINYLTFTWDKLEKGLIWYINFRGFPIKSMGPDLLIPKTTTVAKFYKPEEIQGMKIGRLVYMALNQIQMIKRFHRHRYNFLDRMGLVLIPNPELDIGYKPVPHIKFNKYRSHLMVSPDKKYLFDDVNEPPDYLKDSVTKVLDKNYECPI
- a CDS encoding uncharacterized protein (note;~Tap-24g11.q1c.C.cand.135 - score = 23.35;~Signal peptide predicted for TA03770 by SignalP 2.0 HMM (Signal peptide probability 0.777, signal anchor probability 0.000) with cleavage site probability 0.761 between residues 18 and 19); amino-acid sequence: MSILKLDLVFLFSNPVIANPLESLHFKVLESLLKHILLNKPVSEFEISFFRLRFLNTSQLNEAFETLEKVCELVGLSLSDISLKFEDEDLLKVPESPSVTIKSSRLISESVSNVNIEPKSEFELEMCSMFLNTLKYKQLFDSYGVDGYSNILIHGTNSGNIFIDWFKSVQEKVNFDSEGNECLRTLQLSVIRFSEILMPYFGESEQKLRFLFDFAIENARDGVLCICLEGLHNFTNSKDSSGDLDRRILSTLLLLLDGVSKKTPVSDVSIIVVASTEDDPAKLDEALLRPGRLDRIFQLVNHN